DNA from Nymphaea colorata isolate Beijing-Zhang1983 chromosome 4, ASM883128v2, whole genome shotgun sequence:
TGATAGTCTTCACAATTTTACCATACGAGAAGAAGTCTTGCACAACATTCACCACATCAATCATTACCATCTCCCAACACTCCTGATAGAAATAATTATGAAAGCCATCTAGACCAGCTACATTGTCCTTATCTAAACTCCACATTGTTGTAGTCACCTCCTCCTCCAAGACAGATTGACAAAGCTgttcattttcatattctgtGACCCTAGCTATGTTATCAATACCTCCAAACAAAATTCCTTGTGCATCGTCCATAGCTAGGatctttttaaaataatcagTCCACACTTCAAGTATCTTCCCACTTTGAACATACTCTATGCCATCACATTCTAGGCTTCTAATCTTTCGTTTAGCTTGCCTAGATTTAACCATTGCATGAAAAAAGGAGGTGTTTTTATCACCCTCCACAAGCCATCAAATATGAGACCTTTACTTTCACATTACCTCTTCCATGAGGAGGGCCTGAGATAGTTGCTGCCTCACCCTATGTTCATCATCTAGTGCACCTTCAATTCCTTGTTCTACACAATCCCTGCAACCCTCCAATCTACTTTGTAGCTTAGCAATATTATCACTAAGGCTGCCAAATGAATTCTTATTCCAAACTAAAAGGGTCATTCTCACTCGTTTAAGATTAACTAGGAGACGCATCATGTAGCACCCTCTGTCATCACCTCTCCAAGGTTCCAACATCACTGCCTTGCCTTCTTTGTCCATCAACTAAGGCTTAAAGAACCTAAGCGGCTTCTTACCACTGTAATCATCTTTAGTGTTCTGGTTTGGTAGGTAAGTGCAAAGTGGTCCGAACTAGCATATGTCTGAATCTTAAGACTGCCCTCACCTCCAAAACTGGTTTGCCACTCATCATTCACCAAGCACCAATCTAGCTAAAGATTTTCATGGGTAGGAGAGCTCAGTACCTCACTAGTAGTGCTATGAATCTCGAGAACCATGGCATTATCATTCCCTTCATCACCCTCATCTTGAGGAAGATCAATacaagcatgatttatattttcattCACCTCTTTCCTCTTCTTGGAACCATTACATCTCTGAGTAAGGGCATCTTCCAAGCTAACTAGTGTTACAAGAGGCCGACCTTTCTTCCCCTTGCTGGCAAACCTTACAGGCTTTCTGGTCCACCTCTGCCTTTCATCTGCTACCTCCACTTGACTGCCCTGAATGGTTGTAGCCTGCATAGGCCCTTCCTTCATAGACATGCCTCCATCCTTCTCCTTGGCTAAGGAGGAGTCCTTGGCCCTAGCTATGAACATGAACCTCAATGTGCCTGCCTGTTCGCCAGTGTCGTTAACTGCTACCtttttaatactaaaaaaaGGATTAGATATCTATTTTTCAGTGCTTTCAATCATTCTTTCCTCTCCCAACTCAGAGGTAGTATTCTAACCCCCTTTCATCCCTCTTTTATTGTATTTCTTGCACTCATTATCGTCAGCCTTCCTTACCTCCTTCTACTGTCCAGAGGTTGCACCCCCAACCCTGTCATTACAAGATGGACTAGTTTCCAGTTCCTGATCAGGCTAAGTGTCATTCCCTTCAACCTTATCCAATTGATTGTTAAATGCTGCAAATCTGTTAATATGAGGTTTCTTTCCTCCAGAATCACTTCTTTGGAATCTTGCTTTGGATTTTTTAATCACCAAGACTTTATTCCATGCCAGCTCCTTGACAACTGAGTTTTCAGCAATTGCCTTTATTCCTACAAGCATCTTTACAGTGCGAGGTTGTGCCACACGCACGACAGTACCAAACCTTAGATTCATAGAGCACGACTTGAATTATCCTGGACTCCCTTACTTCTAGCTTGATTTGGGCACTGGTTTAAAATTGAGAAGAACATCAATTTACAACCATGCAAAGCCAAGCTTGTCCCTATGTAGAGTACATTCATCAGCTCTAAGGATGCACCCAGCCATTGTGCGATGGCTCTAAGGCTATACGAGTTCTAGAATAAGACAGAGAGTTGAGGAAGATGAATCCATAGAGGAATTGATTCCTCCTCATGCAGGCGTAATTCCAAACCTGGCTTCCACCAACTGTTAATAAGAAAATGGCCACCAACAACCCATTTTCTATGCAAAACCTCCATGAGCTCTTCCTCATAACTCACCCACACCAAAAATCTCCCATTCCCAATGACAGAAAATTTTGGGCAGCTGACATTCACCCAAAGCTTTTGTAAGGCCTGAAAAACATACCCATAATCCATGTCCATGTTTGATCTTCCTCCATAGAATCCAGCCACTGCAACAAAACAGTACAACTCCTTCATTTTTTGATACGCTTCAGCAGGGAATGCCACCGTAGGTCCTCACCAGACCGGTCTATGGTCACCATTGGGCAACCCTCAGATTTTGCCTCTTGGTTGCCAAAAACAACACGTGCCCATCCCTGTAAACCATTCATTTGAGGGGTGGCGTCAACACATCGATTCCCTGCTGAACACCTCCCTCAGTCAGCTGAGCCATTGAAGTCTTACCTTGATCCTCTTCCACTCTGCGTTGGTGAGAGTTTTCGCACACTGCTCCGTCCGTTTTGGTTACTCCAACTGAGTTCATGCACACATTGACTTGtcatattttacttgttcttttttcaatatttttatgacTATTTTATACTTTTACAGGTTAATTTGATTCTTAAGTCTAGGCTTCAAATAAACACCTCAAGGCTTATgcgtgaattttttttcttaaaaaaagtgtatataattttgaaaaattatgttatgATTATGAATCATGAAGGTAATTTAAACTCATCTTAATTTGTCATTATTTTTGTCTTAATTTCCTGATTAGTTCCCGCTCGATTGGCAGATGGATGACAACATAATTGTTAGCTGGTTTGAATCCGGTATTCATTCAAGAAGCTGTATGAGATTCCTAATTGTCTGATTCATCATTTTAAGAGGGTTGAAATAATGGGCTTTGTTGGAAATGAAGATAACATGCAATTGGTTGCATTCGTATTGAAAGTGGCATCCACACTTGAACGAACCCATTTTCATATCATTAAAGATGTTGCTGCACCGAAGGACAAGGTAGCTGCAAAAGATGCCGAAAAAGTCTAGTCGCGGAGGTCAAATTCTTTATTCCAGAAGTATTCGTGTGGAGGTCAGGTCGTTTTGTACTCCAAAGAGTGGAGGAGCCTATGAGTTGACATAGCGTGCATGCACTCCATTTACATTTCTCACTCTGTAGACATCCCCTTACTATCAGCTCCTTCCATTAAACTAGAC
Protein-coding regions in this window:
- the LOC116252545 gene encoding uncharacterized protein LOC116252545; translation: MDKEGKAVMLEPWRGDDRGCYMMRLLVNLKRVRMTLLVWNKNSFGSLSDNIAKLQSRLEGCRDCVEQGIEGALDDEHRVRQQLSQALLMEEVMQAKRKIRSLECDGIEYVQSGKILEVWTDYFKKILAMDDAQGILFGGIDNIARVTEYENEQLCQSVLEEEVTTTMWSLDKDNVAGLDGFHNYFYQECWEMVMIDVVNVVQDFFSMREKFDGRHRLQQGDSLSPYLFLIVMEMFNRLLIKEMISKNVIVPKIYRVRPNGCAMLFADDVIMVDKATKRTISITNAIL